A genomic segment from Solidesulfovibrio carbinolicus encodes:
- a CDS encoding recombinase family protein, with the protein MRQKVAIYCRVSTADQSCARQEQDLLAYAARAGFEVVDIRREISSGTKDQRPERQKVMALAQDRRIDAVLVTELTRWGRSTTDLVQTLHGLQAWNVSLIAQTGLQFELSTPQGKLIASMMAALAEFERDLLRERVRSGIAAAKARGKTFGRRPGHRPKADRLAPKVLRLVEEGWSYRDIAKELKLSKNTVMSIVHRHRNAQCDATT; encoded by the coding sequence TTGAGACAGAAAGTGGCCATCTACTGCCGGGTCTCAACGGCCGATCAGTCCTGTGCCCGACAGGAGCAGGACCTCCTGGCCTATGCGGCTCGGGCGGGCTTCGAGGTGGTGGATATCCGCAGGGAGATTTCGTCAGGGACCAAGGACCAACGGCCGGAACGACAGAAAGTCATGGCCCTAGCCCAGGACCGGCGCATCGACGCCGTATTGGTGACCGAATTGACCCGCTGGGGGCGCAGCACCACGGATCTGGTCCAGACCCTCCACGGTCTTCAGGCCTGGAATGTCTCCCTGATCGCGCAGACCGGCCTCCAGTTTGAACTGAGCACGCCCCAAGGCAAGCTGATCGCGTCCATGATGGCCGCGCTGGCCGAGTTCGAACGGGATCTGCTCCGGGAACGGGTGCGGTCCGGCATCGCCGCAGCCAAGGCGCGGGGGAAGACCTTTGGGCGCAGGCCCGGCCATCGCCCCAAGGCCGACCGCCTGGCCCCCAAGGTGCTCCGCCTCGTGGAGGAGGGCTGGTCCTATCGAGACATCGCCAAGGAGCTGAAGCTCAGCAAAAACACGGTGATGAGCATCGTCCACCGGCACAGGAACGCCCAGTGCGATGCAACAACTTGA
- a CDS encoding glycosyltransferase, with protein MESILLLLKKYVAWAANLYIFFKKYRPSFVAEIVASDAAYLISVVLSRKILTLPYLETGDSQAINAPSPAKSFTLTRKKSHSLYCGSLASGGAERQVTALACELKARGQNVSVYCQQLKSAAHKHYLSHLQEADVPVKSPGLYAIVRALLHLLWTKRDISIFQYIPPAIRINVLRLYGELLSSPPDILHCWLDHTNCSGGWAGLLAGVPLVRLSFRNMNPTRLPYLYAPWMHATYRVLAMHPNVTFEANSTLGGHDYADWVGISRDRVSIIPNGVYQAAFHKPHRQEISATRQSLGIASDTPLVCCVFRLSPEKRPLDMISILLQLRRLLPNAHLIHAGVGPMEEDIKEAIQQNNLADCFHLLGRRKDIPRLLCASDVLLLPSEYEGMPNVILESLFFARPVVATYAGGAPEIVIPGENGFLHRPGDISGLTQSLHKLLVDRQLNRQFGTAGQQRILSDFTSCRMAEMTLRSYDYSLAKIYG; from the coding sequence TTGGAGAGCATTCTATTATTGCTCAAGAAGTATGTTGCTTGGGCGGCCAACTTATATATTTTTTTTAAAAAATATAGACCTAGTTTTGTTGCTGAAATAGTTGCGTCGGATGCTGCTTATCTTATAAGCGTCGTGCTGAGTCGGAAAATTTTGACCTTACCCTACTTAGAAACGGGTGACAGTCAAGCTATTAACGCGCCATCTCCTGCCAAATCCTTTACATTGACGAGGAAAAAATCTCACAGCTTATATTGCGGCAGCTTGGCATCGGGTGGAGCGGAAAGGCAGGTTACTGCTCTTGCCTGTGAATTGAAAGCACGAGGTCAGAATGTAAGTGTTTATTGCCAACAGCTGAAAAGCGCAGCGCACAAGCATTATTTGTCACACCTTCAGGAAGCAGACGTTCCAGTAAAATCACCAGGATTATACGCAATTGTTAGAGCCTTGTTGCATTTGTTGTGGACAAAGCGAGATATCTCGATTTTTCAATACATACCACCAGCAATCCGCATTAACGTTCTAAGACTTTATGGGGAATTGCTTTCTTCGCCGCCTGACATCTTGCATTGCTGGCTTGATCATACGAATTGCTCTGGGGGATGGGCCGGACTCCTGGCCGGTGTTCCATTGGTCCGCCTTTCCTTCCGAAATATGAATCCTACCCGCTTGCCCTACCTGTACGCGCCCTGGATGCATGCGACCTACCGCGTTCTCGCCATGCATCCCAATGTAACGTTTGAAGCCAATTCCACCTTAGGCGGGCACGATTACGCTGACTGGGTCGGCATCTCTCGCGACCGTGTCAGCATTATTCCCAATGGTGTGTATCAAGCCGCTTTCCACAAACCGCACCGACAAGAAATATCGGCGACTCGGCAGTCCCTCGGCATCGCTTCGGACACACCTTTGGTCTGTTGCGTCTTCCGTTTATCTCCGGAAAAACGCCCTCTAGACATGATTTCCATCCTGCTGCAACTGCGTAGGCTCCTCCCAAATGCGCACCTCATTCACGCCGGCGTCGGGCCAATGGAGGAGGACATCAAGGAAGCAATACAGCAAAATAATCTGGCGGACTGCTTCCACCTGCTGGGCAGACGCAAGGATATTCCGAGACTACTTTGCGCTTCCGATGTCTTGTTGCTACCTTCCGAATACGAAGGCATGCCGAATGTCATTCTGGAATCGTTGTTTTTCGCGCGCCCTGTGGTGGCTACCTATGCCGGAGGCGCTCCCGAAATCGTTATACCAGGCGAGAACGGATTTCTACATCGTCCAGGTGATATCTCCGGCCTTACGCAGAGCCTGCACAAGTTGTTGGTAGATCGTCAATTGAATCGACAGTTCGGCACCGCCGGTCAGCAACGGATTCTCTCTGATTTTACGAGTTGCCGTATGGCCGAGATGACTTTACGCTCCTATGACTATTCACTGGCAAAGATTTATGGCTGA
- the tnpA gene encoding IS66 family insertion sequence element accessory protein TnpA produces MVASATEHRSEKAAYWAEHFEAWRGSGLSQGAYCRRHGLSQSSWGYWRNRLARLANEEAAPCFAIVPVPLPASPQADMATTPEPMLVHVGNAFHIEIRGDFAAPVLEKLIRTLTRL; encoded by the coding sequence ATGGTAGCATCCGCAACGGAGCATAGATCCGAGAAGGCGGCGTATTGGGCTGAACATTTTGAGGCTTGGCGAGGGAGTGGTCTAAGCCAGGGGGCTTACTGCCGGCGGCATGGCCTTTCCCAAAGTTCATGGGGCTATTGGCGGAATCGTTTGGCGAGATTGGCCAACGAAGAGGCAGCGCCTTGCTTCGCAATCGTCCCTGTGCCGCTGCCTGCGTCGCCCCAGGCGGACATGGCAACCACGCCTGAACCGATGTTGGTGCACGTGGGCAACGCCTTTCACATCGAGATCAGAGGCGACTTCGCCGCGCCGGTGCTGGAAAAGCTTATCCGCACGCTGACACGACTATGA
- the tnpB gene encoding IS66 family insertion sequence element accessory protein TnpB (TnpB, as the term is used for proteins encoded by IS66 family insertion elements, is considered an accessory protein, since TnpC, encoded by a neighboring gene, is a DDE family transposase.) produces the protein MMLPANDVRVYLALGATDMRKSIDGLSILVSQQLTLDPFAGHLFGFCNRSRTIIKLLYWDRNGFCLWHKRLERHVFRWPTREAEVLTIDSRQLAWLLDGLDPLAVKGHSRLEYSTVF, from the coding sequence ATGATGCTGCCGGCAAACGACGTCCGGGTTTACTTGGCCTTGGGGGCCACGGACATGCGCAAGTCCATTGATGGCCTCTCCATCCTGGTGTCACAGCAGCTTACGCTCGATCCGTTCGCCGGCCACCTGTTCGGATTTTGCAACCGCAGCAGGACCATCATCAAACTGCTCTACTGGGATCGCAACGGCTTTTGCCTGTGGCACAAGCGCCTGGAGCGTCATGTATTCCGCTGGCCGACCCGCGAGGCCGAGGTGCTGACCATCGACTCCAGGCAGCTCGCTTGGCTGCTCGACGGTCTTGATCCCCTCGCTGTAAAAGGCCATTCCCGCCTGGAGTATTCGACGGTCTTTTGA
- a CDS encoding recombinase family protein, with translation MFIGYARVSTQDQNLELQREALIKTGCRKVFEDKVSGSRAERPGLATALEMLREGDTLVVWKLDRLGRSVKQLVDLVGELYKQGVQFKSLTDSIDTSTPSGRFFFHVMASLAEMERELIVERTRAGLEVARQLGRKGGRKPKMTASKIESAKKLLASGVPPKDVAKNLGVSIPTLYRWVPASTNA, from the coding sequence GTGTTCATCGGCTACGCACGTGTTTCAACACAAGACCAGAACCTTGAGCTTCAGCGCGAGGCCTTGATCAAGACTGGATGCCGGAAGGTTTTTGAAGACAAAGTGAGCGGCAGCCGTGCCGAACGGCCCGGCTTGGCCACAGCGCTGGAAATGTTACGCGAGGGGGATACCCTCGTCGTCTGGAAGTTGGATCGTCTTGGTCGGAGCGTCAAGCAACTGGTTGATTTGGTAGGCGAACTATACAAGCAGGGCGTCCAGTTCAAGAGCCTCACGGACTCCATCGACACGAGCACGCCGTCAGGCCGGTTCTTCTTTCATGTCATGGCCAGCCTCGCCGAAATGGAGCGCGAGCTGATCGTCGAGCGCACACGCGCCGGGCTGGAAGTCGCCCGTCAGCTGGGCCGCAAGGGTGGCCGCAAACCCAAGATGACCGCCAGCAAGATCGAGTCAGCCAAGAAACTCCTAGCCAGTGGCGTCCCGCCCAAGGACGTGGCCAAGAACCTCGGCGTGTCCATTCCGACGCTCTACCGCTGGGTGCCGGCCTCGACGAACGCTTAG
- the asnB gene encoding asparagine synthase (glutamine-hydrolyzing): protein MCGIVGFWQHNGSVGGEELERATRQMTDTLHHRGPDSSGVWCDAKVGVGLGHRRLAILDLTPTGHQPMISKDGRYVLVYNGEIYNAEALRRELLRDGASFTGRSDTEVLLEGCAVWGVEPCLRRVNGMFAFALWDAKERILFLARDHLGIKPLYWGRFGPLFLFGSELKALRRHDGWTPSIDREALAAYVRYCYIPAPRSIYQGVHKLPPGCFLAMGEGAEPAITAYWDARTVALDRMRHRRTESDNDLVLALEHLLLDSAQGQMTADVPLGAFLSGGIDSSLVVSLMQARSVQPVRTFSIGFEESDYNEAPFAKAVAEHLGTVHTECYMTPKDAWGTIPLLPSLYDEPFADSSQLPTYLLSKITRQHVTIALSGDGGDELFAGYSRYFHFLQNYRNPLGTPISKWVQPALRRLPPGLCERVARFVPLRWKGWSLDECVREFFKQTGSGAMEFYQSCMSHWQTPEDLVLGGREPKTVILDRSLEQLVPNHVERMQLLDALTYLPDDILTKVDRASMAVSLEVRVPLLDHRVFEFTWGLPDRMRVRDGMGKWILRQILYKYVPKELVDRPKMGFGVPIDVWLRGPLRDWAESLLDEGRLAKEGYFNPTLVRDYWKRHLEGQNQQYLLWDILMFQGWLETMV from the coding sequence ATGTGTGGCATAGTTGGTTTCTGGCAGCATAACGGCTCGGTCGGTGGCGAAGAGCTTGAGCGTGCGACTAGGCAAATGACAGACACTCTGCACCACAGAGGACCCGACAGCAGCGGCGTCTGGTGCGACGCCAAAGTTGGGGTCGGACTCGGACACCGTCGACTGGCCATTTTGGATCTGACACCCACCGGGCACCAACCTATGATTTCTAAGGACGGACGCTATGTGCTCGTTTACAACGGCGAGATATACAACGCCGAAGCTCTGCGGCGTGAACTGCTCCGGGACGGTGCCTCCTTTACCGGCCGGTCCGACACTGAAGTCCTGCTTGAAGGCTGCGCCGTATGGGGGGTCGAGCCCTGCCTACGGCGTGTCAACGGCATGTTTGCCTTCGCTTTATGGGATGCGAAAGAGCGAATCTTGTTCCTGGCTCGCGATCACCTAGGCATAAAGCCGCTGTACTGGGGCCGATTCGGACCATTGTTCCTTTTTGGTTCGGAACTTAAGGCCCTGCGCCGGCATGACGGCTGGACTCCATCTATTGATCGGGAGGCGTTAGCCGCCTATGTGCGCTACTGCTATATTCCAGCACCACGAAGCATTTATCAAGGAGTACACAAGTTACCGCCAGGCTGTTTCCTAGCCATGGGTGAGGGAGCGGAACCCGCCATCACCGCGTATTGGGACGCACGCACTGTAGCCCTGGACCGCATGCGTCACCGCCGGACCGAGTCCGACAATGACTTGGTCCTCGCTCTGGAACACCTTCTGCTCGACTCGGCTCAGGGCCAGATGACTGCAGACGTTCCCCTAGGGGCCTTTCTTTCTGGGGGTATCGATTCTTCCCTGGTCGTTTCCCTTATGCAGGCCCGATCCGTCCAACCGGTGCGCACCTTTTCCATCGGTTTCGAAGAGAGCGACTACAACGAGGCGCCGTTCGCCAAGGCTGTGGCGGAACACCTAGGCACAGTCCACACGGAATGCTACATGACGCCAAAGGACGCCTGGGGAACTATTCCGCTCCTCCCAAGCCTCTATGACGAGCCGTTCGCCGACTCATCGCAGCTTCCCACCTATCTCCTGTCGAAAATTACGCGACAACACGTCACTATTGCTCTATCCGGCGACGGTGGAGACGAACTCTTCGCTGGCTATAGTCGTTATTTCCATTTTCTCCAAAACTACCGTAATCCTCTTGGTACTCCAATCTCCAAATGGGTTCAGCCCGCACTGAGAAGGTTGCCTCCTGGTCTGTGCGAGCGAGTTGCGAGGTTTGTGCCGTTACGCTGGAAGGGATGGTCGCTTGACGAGTGCGTGCGCGAGTTCTTCAAGCAGACCGGCAGTGGGGCCATGGAATTCTATCAATCCTGCATGTCCCATTGGCAGACCCCAGAGGATCTGGTACTTGGCGGTCGAGAGCCCAAGACTGTGATACTCGACCGTTCGCTGGAACAACTTGTGCCTAACCATGTAGAGCGGATGCAGCTCCTCGACGCTCTAACTTATCTTCCGGACGATATCCTCACTAAAGTGGACAGGGCCAGCATGGCTGTCTCCCTGGAGGTCCGGGTACCGCTCCTTGACCATAGAGTCTTTGAATTCACTTGGGGACTGCCGGATCGGATGCGGGTCCGGGATGGCATGGGCAAATGGATCTTGCGACAAATTCTGTACAAGTACGTGCCCAAGGAACTCGTGGATCGCCCGAAAATGGGCTTTGGCGTGCCCATTGACGTTTGGCTGCGGGGCCCGCTACGGGACTGGGCGGAATCACTCCTCGACGAAGGTCGGCTGGCCAAGGAGGGCTATTTCAATCCCACTCTTGTCCGGGACTACTGGAAGCGGCATCTAGAAGGACAAAATCAACAATACCTGCTGTGGGACATCCTCATGTTCCAGGGCTGGCTAGAAACCATGGTCTAA